One genomic window of Candidatus Kuenenia stuttgartiensis includes the following:
- a CDS encoding PqqD family protein, with product MNFSKPKKKQKGVIIQDIGKEVVLRNVDEKTIHVLNTTARIIWELCDGEHTIGDMERQLRETFSIPDDTNICNDIVNTLTVLAEKGMLEEL from the coding sequence ATGAATTTTTCAAAACCAAAGAAGAAACAGAAAGGTGTGATAATACAGGATATTGGCAAAGAAGTAGTCCTTCGTAATGTTGATGAAAAAACGATTCATGTACTCAATACTACGGCAAGGATTATATGGGAACTTTGCGATGGCGAGCATACCATCGGGGATATGGAACGTCAATTAAGAGAAACGTTTTCCATACCCGACGATACAAACATTTGCAACGATATAGTAAATACGCTGACTGTCCTGGCAGAAAAAGGCATGTTGGAGGAATTATAA